Proteins from a genomic interval of Bos mutus isolate GX-2022 chromosome 26, NWIPB_WYAK_1.1, whole genome shotgun sequence:
- the SFR1 gene encoding swi5-dependent recombination DNA repair protein 1 homolog isoform X1 encodes MAEGEVKQDFKMESPSNSALMLPSTPQAGANPPSPNSSSSRKQPMSATLRERLRKTRSSFNSCYSVVKRLKVESEENDQTFSEKSAPSTEESCLEFHENFKHIDSEFEESTYLKDTFKNINVCESKSLDTESCSDLQNDFMNENLAKHELNKEKAKLMKQIQEKEDLLRRLKLVKMYRSKNDLSQLQLLIEKWRSCSQQLLYELQSAMSEENKKLSLTQLIDHYGLDDKLLHYNRNEEEFIGV; translated from the exons ATGGCTGAGGGAG aagtaAAGCAAGATTTCAAGATGGAAAGTCCATCAAACTCGGCTTTGATGTTACCTAGCACTCCACAAGCTGGTGCCAATCCACCATCTCCCAATTCAAGTAGTTCAAGAAAACAA CCTATGAGTGCAACCCTTAGAGAAcgattaaggaaaaccagatctTCATTTAATTCCTGTTACAGTGTGGTAAAACGGCTTAAAGTAGAGAGTGAGGAAAATGATCAGACTTTTTCAGAGAAATCAGCACCTTCAACAGAAGAAAGCTGTTTGgaatttcatgaaaattttaaacacataGATAGTGAATTTGAAGAAAGTACATATTTGAAAGATACCTTCAAGAATATCAATGTTTGTGAATCTAAATCACTTGATACTGAGTCATGCAGTGATCTCCAAAATGACTTTATGAATGAGAATCTTGCCAAACATGaactaaacaaagaaaaagcaaaattgatGAAGCAGATTCAAGAGAAAGAAGATCTTCTTCGGAGGCTGAAGCTAGTCAAAATGTATAGATCAAAG aatGACCTGTCTCAGTTACAATTGTTAATAGAGAAGTGGAGAAGCTGTAGCCAGCAGTTGCTTTATGAGTTGCAGTCAGCTATGTCTGAGGAGAACAAGAAACTAAGCCTTACTCAGCTGATAGACCATTATGGGTTAGATGATAAATTGCTACActataacagaaatgaagaagaatttATAGGTGtttaa
- the SFR1 gene encoding swi5-dependent recombination DNA repair protein 1 homolog isoform X2 yields the protein MESPSNSALMLPSTPQAGANPPSPNSSSSRKQPMSATLRERLRKTRSSFNSCYSVVKRLKVESEENDQTFSEKSAPSTEESCLEFHENFKHIDSEFEESTYLKDTFKNINVCESKSLDTESCSDLQNDFMNENLAKHELNKEKAKLMKQIQEKEDLLRRLKLVKMYRSKNDLSQLQLLIEKWRSCSQQLLYELQSAMSEENKKLSLTQLIDHYGLDDKLLHYNRNEEEFIGV from the exons ATGGAAAGTCCATCAAACTCGGCTTTGATGTTACCTAGCACTCCACAAGCTGGTGCCAATCCACCATCTCCCAATTCAAGTAGTTCAAGAAAACAA CCTATGAGTGCAACCCTTAGAGAAcgattaaggaaaaccagatctTCATTTAATTCCTGTTACAGTGTGGTAAAACGGCTTAAAGTAGAGAGTGAGGAAAATGATCAGACTTTTTCAGAGAAATCAGCACCTTCAACAGAAGAAAGCTGTTTGgaatttcatgaaaattttaaacacataGATAGTGAATTTGAAGAAAGTACATATTTGAAAGATACCTTCAAGAATATCAATGTTTGTGAATCTAAATCACTTGATACTGAGTCATGCAGTGATCTCCAAAATGACTTTATGAATGAGAATCTTGCCAAACATGaactaaacaaagaaaaagcaaaattgatGAAGCAGATTCAAGAGAAAGAAGATCTTCTTCGGAGGCTGAAGCTAGTCAAAATGTATAGATCAAAG aatGACCTGTCTCAGTTACAATTGTTAATAGAGAAGTGGAGAAGCTGTAGCCAGCAGTTGCTTTATGAGTTGCAGTCAGCTATGTCTGAGGAGAACAAGAAACTAAGCCTTACTCAGCTGATAGACCATTATGGGTTAGATGATAAATTGCTACActataacagaaatgaagaagaatttATAGGTGtttaa